One genomic window of Eptesicus fuscus isolate TK198812 chromosome 6, DD_ASM_mEF_20220401, whole genome shotgun sequence includes the following:
- the LOC103295006 gene encoding olfactory receptor 2W3, which produces MDGTNDSAQGNFILLGFSDHPQLEKILFVVILIAYLLTIVGNTTIILVSRLDSHLHTPMYFFLTHLSFLDLSFTTSSIPQLLYNLSGHDKTISYIGCAIQLFLFLGLGGVECLLLAVMAYDRFVAVCNPLHYMVIMKPRLCMGLVSLAWGCGVANSLAMSPVTLHLPRCGHHSVDHFLCEMPALIRMACVNTAVIEGTVFVLAVGIVLSPLVFILVSYGYIVRAVLRIRSASGRQKAFNTCGSHLTVVSLFYGNIIYMYMQPGHNSSQNQGKFLTLLYNIVTPLLNPLIYTLRNREVKGALRRLLLGDREVEKE; this is translated from the coding sequence ATGGATGGGACCAATGATAGTGCCCAGGGAAATTTCATCCTTTTGGGATTTTCTGACCACCCCCAGTTGGAGAAGATCCTCTTTGTGGTCATCTTGATTGCATATCTCCTGACCATTGTGGGCAACACCACCATTATTCTGGTGTCCCGGCtggactcccacctccacacccccatgtacttcttcctcaccCACCTCTCCTTCCTGGACCTCAGTTTCACCACCAGCTCCATCCCCCAGCTACTCTATAATCTCAGTGGGCATGACAAGACCATCAGCTACATAGGCTGTGCCATCCAGCTATTTctcttcctgggtctgggtggtgtAGAGTGTTTGCTCCTGGCCGTCATGGCATATGACCGGTTTGTTGCAGTCTGCAATCCCCTGCACTACATGGTAATTATGAAACCTCGCCTCTGCATGGGCTTAGTGTCGCTGGCCTGGGGCTGTGGTGTGGCCAACTCCCTGGCCATGTCCCCAGTCACCCTGCACTTACCACGCTGTGGGCACCACAGTGTGGACCACTTCTTGTGTGAGATGCCTGCTCTGATCCGGATGGCCTGTGTCAATACAGCTGTGATTGAGGGCACTGTCTTTGTCCTGGCAGTGGGCATTGTGCTGTCACCCCTGGTGTTTATCCTGGTCTCCTACGGCTACATCGTCAGGGCTGTGTTACGAATACGGTCAGCATCCGGGAGGCAAAAGGCCTTCAACACCTGTGGCTCCCATCTCACAGTGGTCTCGCTGTTCTATGGAAACATCATCTACATGTACATGCAGCCGGGGCACAActcctcccagaaccagggcAAGTTCCTCACCCTCCTCTACAACATTGTCACCCCGCTCCTGAACCCCCTGATCTACACCCTCCGAAACAGAGAGGTGAAGGGGGCACTGAGGAGGCTGCTGCTAGGTGACAGAGAGGTGGAAAAGGAGTAA